One window of the Magnolia sinica isolate HGM2019 chromosome 19, MsV1, whole genome shotgun sequence genome contains the following:
- the LOC131234606 gene encoding uncharacterized protein LOC131234606 produces MAIKGQAMADFIEEFTIPNVNVIDTGMEAIPLTLPALPLLKDTEPDRGESRWTLFMDESSNSKCTGAGIVLVVPDSTTIQYTIRLSFKASNNEAEYEALLAGLRPVNIICRFGVSHTIISDNRKQFDNDRFKGMFRGLDISNAYSLPHHPQSNGQVEAVNKVIKHHLKMKLEKAKGKWLDELPFVLWAYRTTTQSFIGGTPFSLSYGWEAILPVKIGLPAARVRNYQED; encoded by the exons ATGGCGATCAAAGGCCAGGCAATGGCCGACTTTATAGAAGAGTTCACCATTCCAAATGTCAATGTCATAGACACGGGCATGGAGGCCATCCCATTGACTCTGCCAGCTCTCCCACTTCTCAAGGATACAGAGCCAGATAGAGGAGAGAGTAGATGGACTCTCTTTATGGACGAATCGTCCAATTCTAAGTGCACTGGGGCAGGGATCGTCCTAGTTGTGCCTGACTCAACCACCATTCAGTACACCATCAGACTCAGTTTCAAGGCCTCTAATAATGAGGCAGAGTATGAGGCTCTATTGGCTGGACTTAGACCGGTG AATATTATCTGTCGGTTCGGAGTGTCACATACCATTATCTCCGACAACAGGAAGCAGTTTGACAATGACAGATTCAAAGGCATGTTTAGGGGGCTTGACATCTCAAATGCATACTCCTTACCCCATCACCCACAGTCCAATGGGCAGGTGGAAGCTGTGAACAAGGTCATTAAACACCACCTCAAGATGAAGTTAGAAAAAGCTAAAGGGAAGTGGTTGGACGAGCTCCCATTTGTTTTATGGGCTTACAGGACCACAACCCAATCGTTTATTGGGGGAACTCCCTTTTCACTATCCTATGGCTGGGAGGCGATTCTCCCAGTCAAGATCGGCCTCCCCGCAGCTCGGGTGAGGAATTACCAGGAGGATTAA